The Trichocoleus sp. FACHB-46 genome has a segment encoding these proteins:
- the accB gene encoding acetyl-CoA carboxylase biotin carboxyl carrier protein — MQLNFEELRNLLVTLGQTDIGELTIKSADFELTVRKGVQVSSQTTAIESTAAGSGGVPSVELAPPIVINPTPSSVAPESRPSMGATTPAASPTVASVDKSKWLDVTSPMVGTFYRAPAPDEPPFVDVGDRIRNGQTVCIIEAMKLMNELEAEVSGEVMEVLVQNGEPVEYGQVLMRVNPG; from the coding sequence GTGCAATTGAATTTTGAAGAACTCCGCAACCTACTAGTCACTCTGGGCCAGACTGATATTGGCGAGTTGACCATCAAAAGTGCTGACTTTGAGCTTACGGTGCGCAAGGGTGTGCAAGTCAGTAGTCAAACAACAGCGATCGAGTCCACGGCTGCTGGTAGTGGTGGTGTTCCTAGTGTTGAGTTGGCCCCACCCATTGTAATAAACCCTACACCATCCTCAGTGGCTCCTGAGTCTCGTCCCAGCATGGGAGCCACTACTCCTGCGGCAAGTCCTACGGTTGCCTCGGTAGATAAAAGCAAGTGGTTGGATGTCACTTCACCGATGGTTGGCACATTCTACAGAGCCCCAGCACCCGATGAGCCGCCTTTTGTGGATGTTGGCGATCGCATTCGGAATGGCCAGACTGTCTGCATTATTGAGGCCATGAAGCTGATGAATGAGTTAGAGGCTGAGGTGAGCGGAGAGGTGATGGAAGTCTTGGTTCAGAATGGCGAACCAGTCGAGTACGGCCAAGTATTAATGCGAGTTAATCCTGGCTAA
- a CDS encoding DUF3105 domain-containing protein, whose protein sequence is MSKYPESRRRSRTWQNKFLASRQVLLSVGIVGALVAVGCTQQSSDTGSKQIETKPMSQQKAQASTGDEFFKIETPGSPLPPLSAATKLPGTALPKLGQDHVPETKKVKYNSNPPTSGPHYAIWAQWGIHTKAPLDERLVHNLEHGGVIISYKPDQIQGQVLKQIKAQVRDLSKNNPRIILTPRPNLDTAIALTAWGYLQKLDRYDPLAVTAFYNAHIARGPECQNGLCPN, encoded by the coding sequence GTGAGCAAATACCCAGAATCACGGCGACGTAGCCGCACATGGCAGAATAAGTTTCTAGCCAGCCGCCAAGTCCTCCTCTCTGTTGGGATAGTTGGGGCATTAGTGGCAGTAGGTTGCACGCAACAATCATCAGATACAGGTTCTAAGCAGATAGAGACCAAGCCCATGAGTCAGCAAAAGGCTCAGGCATCTACTGGAGATGAATTCTTTAAGATAGAAACCCCTGGCTCACCTTTGCCACCCCTATCCGCCGCTACTAAATTGCCTGGTACTGCCTTACCAAAGTTAGGCCAAGATCACGTTCCTGAAACTAAGAAAGTTAAGTACAACTCTAACCCTCCCACTTCTGGTCCCCACTATGCCATTTGGGCGCAGTGGGGCATCCATACTAAAGCGCCATTGGACGAAAGGTTGGTTCACAATTTAGAGCATGGTGGCGTCATTATTAGCTACAAACCCGACCAGATCCAAGGCCAAGTGCTAAAGCAAATCAAAGCTCAGGTCCGAGACCTCAGCAAAAACAATCCCCGAATTATTTTGACCCCTCGCCCAAATCTGGATACAGCGATCGCGCTGACTGCCTGGGGCTATTTGCAGAAGCTCGATCGCTACGACCCATTAGCCGTCACAGCTTTTTATAATGCCCATATCGCCCGGGGGCCAGAGTGTCAGAACGGCTTATGTCCCAACTAA
- a CDS encoding four-helix bundle copper-binding protein has protein sequence MTYHQYQSFLDAINHCALECQASAETQSTDLIEYASLCRDCADLCWICAATLMNRGPRFVALIAQACADLADVCARECEKYLDDRLQKCAIACEQVVFEYRQIAGFLFLQEKSKVSPSRQNSSRCFAAALGN, from the coding sequence ATGACTTATCATCAATATCAATCTTTTTTAGATGCCATTAATCATTGCGCTTTAGAATGCCAAGCTTCTGCTGAAACTCAGTCAACTGACTTAATAGAGTACGCTAGCCTTTGTCGAGACTGTGCCGATCTTTGTTGGATCTGTGCCGCCACTTTGATGAATCGGGGACCGCGCTTTGTGGCTTTAATTGCTCAAGCCTGTGCTGATTTGGCGGATGTCTGCGCTAGAGAATGCGAAAAATACCTAGACGATCGCCTGCAAAAATGTGCAATCGCCTGTGAACAAGTGGTTTTTGAATATCGGCAAATTGCTGGCTTCTTATTTCTACAAGAAAAAAGTAAGGTGTCACCTAGTCGCCAAAATTCTAGTCGCTGCTTTGCTGCCGCTCTAGGAAATTAG
- a CDS encoding DUF981 family protein produces the protein MINYITLMLINLTAGLVLLASFVYEGFEHPNPKRWVPGFGMVGAIALSTGFHMIWHWPIRGSYNIAFGETTVLFGILFVGASLALALGWDLLTVAIYAFFAGVTAIVIGVRIIDLEMTRRPLISGLGFILTGLGGVCAAPALYWRANRAFRLAGVGVLAIAAAIWAFTGYMAYWGHLEGSSNWVPPGMQ, from the coding sequence TTGATTAACTACATCACATTGATGCTGATTAACCTGACGGCAGGGCTAGTTTTATTGGCTAGCTTTGTTTATGAAGGTTTTGAGCATCCTAACCCGAAACGTTGGGTTCCTGGTTTCGGTATGGTGGGAGCGATCGCCCTTTCTACCGGATTCCATATGATTTGGCATTGGCCGATTCGAGGCAGCTACAACATTGCCTTTGGTGAGACGACGGTTTTATTCGGCATTTTGTTTGTGGGTGCGTCTCTGGCCTTAGCCCTAGGCTGGGATCTGCTGACTGTCGCGATTTACGCCTTCTTTGCTGGTGTAACCGCGATCGTGATTGGTGTCCGGATCATCGACTTAGAAATGACTCGTCGCCCATTAATTTCTGGTCTAGGCTTTATCTTGACTGGCTTGGGTGGGGTGTGTGCTGCCCCTGCGCTGTATTGGCGGGCCAACCGAGCGTTTCGCTTAGCGGGGGTCGGAGTACTGGCGATCGCCGCGGCAATTTGGGCGTTTACAGGTTATATGGCTTATTGGGGCCACTTGGAGGGTTCTAGTAACTGGGTGCCTCCTGGAATGCAGTAA
- a CDS encoding carbohydrate ABC transporter permease: MSLWSSRRQVSHQDSPTAPQADSQTWVDKNEEGAIAAWLFLAPALLLLSIFVLGPIAYLVYLSFTAGSFTRTGTHWIGFSNYWRLLLNPDFWQVLGNTLYFTVATVIPSLVLALGLAVLLNRTFALQGLLRAAYFIPSITSLVAVGLGFRWLFQTEGPINTLLGAIGLEPIAWLGSTTWAMPVLILLSIWKQLGFNMVVFLAGLQTIPVNRYEAAELDGADAWQQFWHITLPGLRPTLIFAAITTVIFTLRSFEQVYVITEGGPLNSTNLLVYYIYEQAFAQFDFGYAAAAATVLLGATSVLVYLQLQTWGE, from the coding sequence ATGTCTTTGTGGTCGTCTCGTCGCCAAGTGTCTCATCAGGACAGCCCAACTGCGCCTCAGGCAGATTCCCAAACCTGGGTAGATAAAAATGAAGAAGGCGCGATCGCGGCTTGGTTATTCTTAGCGCCTGCTCTATTACTCCTGAGCATTTTTGTCTTGGGGCCGATCGCTTATTTGGTCTACCTCAGCTTCACGGCGGGGAGCTTTACTCGCACTGGTACTCATTGGATTGGCTTCAGCAACTACTGGCGCTTGTTGCTCAATCCCGATTTTTGGCAGGTGTTGGGAAATACGCTTTATTTCACAGTGGCGACGGTGATTCCGAGTTTAGTTCTGGCTTTGGGGTTGGCGGTACTACTAAACCGAACCTTTGCTTTACAAGGATTGCTCCGAGCTGCCTATTTTATTCCGTCTATTACTTCGCTGGTAGCGGTGGGGTTAGGTTTCCGGTGGCTGTTTCAAACCGAAGGACCGATCAACACTTTACTCGGCGCGATCGGGTTAGAACCGATTGCTTGGCTGGGTAGCACGACTTGGGCGATGCCTGTGCTGATTCTGCTGAGTATCTGGAAGCAACTCGGCTTCAATATGGTGGTGTTTTTGGCGGGGTTACAAACCATTCCAGTCAATCGCTACGAAGCGGCGGAACTGGATGGAGCTGATGCTTGGCAGCAGTTTTGGCACATTACGCTACCAGGATTGAGACCCACCTTAATTTTTGCGGCGATTACGACAGTGATTTTCACGCTGCGGAGCTTTGAGCAGGTGTATGTGATCACTGAAGGAGGACCACTCAACTCCACCAACTTGTTGGTCTACTACATCTATGAGCAAGCGTTTGCTCAATTTGATTTTGGCTATGCCGCCGCTGCTGCCACCGTGCTGCTAGGTGCTACGTCAGTACTGGTTTATTTGCAGTTGCAGACTTGGGGCGAATAG
- the purN gene encoding phosphoribosylglycinamide formyltransferase, translated as MTSHSAVPTSSPDSIPSLVSPILVASTFATPAATPLRLGVMASGSGSNFEAIAQAIADGQLHAKIPVLICNNRNAKALERAERWGIPSVLLDHRTFASREDLDRQIAETLKQHGVEWVIMAGWMRRVTQVLIDAFPDQMLNIHPSLLPSFPGIRAVEQALQSGVKISGCTVHYVHLEVDSGPIVMQAAVPILAEDTPATLQARIQVQEHRIFPPAIALAAAQKAGVDPTTFFSPLANHKVS; from the coding sequence ATGACTTCTCACTCTGCGGTGCCTACTTCCAGCCCGGATTCTATCCCTAGTCTCGTTTCACCGATTTTGGTTGCTTCTACATTCGCCACACCTGCGGCAACTCCTTTAAGGTTAGGCGTGATGGCTTCTGGTTCGGGCAGCAACTTTGAGGCGATCGCTCAAGCTATTGCTGATGGCCAGCTGCATGCCAAAATCCCAGTTTTGATCTGCAACAATCGCAATGCAAAAGCTTTGGAACGCGCAGAGCGCTGGGGCATTCCTTCTGTTTTATTAGATCACCGCACTTTTGCGTCGCGTGAAGATCTCGATCGCCAAATTGCAGAGACCCTGAAGCAGCACGGGGTGGAATGGGTGATCATGGCAGGTTGGATGCGGCGGGTGACGCAGGTGCTGATTGATGCATTTCCCGACCAAATGCTAAATATTCATCCCAGCTTATTGCCCAGTTTTCCCGGCATTCGCGCGGTAGAGCAAGCGTTGCAGTCGGGGGTAAAGATTTCAGGCTGTACCGTGCACTATGTACATCTAGAAGTGGATAGCGGTCCGATTGTGATGCAGGCAGCAGTGCCAATTTTGGCGGAAGATACTCCAGCGACGCTGCAAGCTCGGATTCAAGTGCAAGAACATCGGATTTTTCCTCCCGCGATCGCTCTAGCAGCAGCACAGAAAGCAGGTGTAGACCCCACCACATTTTTCTCGCCTCTAGCGAATCACAAGGTTTCGTGA
- a CDS encoding 2Fe-2S iron-sulfur cluster-binding protein — MSQTYKVQIQHQGNSHALEVPADRTVLEVATEAGVELPSSCNAGVCTTCAAQITEGNVEQGDGMGISQELQQQGYALLCVAYPRSDLKIETEKEDVVYHLQFGQFQERK; from the coding sequence ATGTCCCAAACTTACAAAGTTCAAATTCAGCATCAGGGCAACAGCCATGCTTTAGAAGTGCCAGCCGATCGCACCGTTCTGGAGGTAGCTACAGAAGCAGGCGTGGAACTGCCCAGTTCTTGCAATGCTGGAGTCTGCACTACCTGTGCTGCGCAGATTACAGAAGGTAACGTTGAGCAGGGTGATGGCATGGGAATTAGTCAAGAGCTACAGCAACAAGGTTATGCACTTTTATGCGTAGCTTATCCTCGCTCTGACCTCAAGATTGAAACTGAGAAAGAAGACGTTGTATATCATCTGCAATTTGGGCAATTCCAAGAGCGCAAGTAA
- a CDS encoding MFS transporter, producing MFHNIGIARELFQGQFWIAQVPVDGSVTTPEEAALVFSGPQFFVALIAGLVLAFAIQLVLTNLSVAAGISYLGHQSDDNQSSHSSHSSHKDSGSLGGTIRKIGTAVGLWTLITVTITLFIACLLAVKLSLIENAVLGAIVGLVIWAAYFTLLVWVSSSTVGSLIGSVVNTATSGFQAVLGTATAAIAGKSASDQVVATAEAAAAAVRRELTVGMDPVSIRETIEDYLDRLKPSELDISRIRGEFENLVNTPELKSLAQSAGGVGESLRDRLSHIDRQTFVNLVSSRTDLSKRDINRIVDQLEGVWQQVLSQQGQQDLMGQLRDYLSSAQPENLRSNEFSNKLDQLIAEIRRSNQGGSQQQQPPGLIGRAAQFGMTALSGTVLSRTDLSDLDVEKVMGQLQGFKDKLGEQANKVGSQVAEKAPALPFNPIRADIENYILNSYAWHLNRETIKYEFRNVIYDPQADPGVVKRQLEQLNRSYFVDLLTQRGDLSPARVGDIADELESIRQEVLTTATIAADQEESQDLRSRVENYLSSTGKAELSPEGIERDFQTLLEDPEAGYEELRDRLNHFDHDTLVQLLAQRQDLSQEEADHIVSQLESTRDRVLGNAQSVQDQAESKATELRQRLESYLQNTGRSELNPEGIKRDLQTLLDDPQAGFRALRWRFSAVDRDTFVKLLAQRPDISEEEANRIFDQVESNWNNITHAPQIVVGKTKEQYDKTTTAIADYLRNTNLQELDPVGIQRDLQTLLHDPKEGTLALRRRLSQVDRETLVRLLSQRPDISEEQANRLVDQTQEAIRSIVRAPRRLAARTQERVRDFQATLENYLRNTDKEELNPEGIKRDLQLLLSDPRAGLGSLGDRLSHVDRSTIVALLSQRSDMTEAEASRIVDQVLSVREQVQAQIQNIQNQIQSVIDGIFGRIRNYLNALDRPELNYEGIKRDLRTVFDDPQAGFDALRSRLGQFDRGTLVALLSSREDISEADANRIIDQIEGARNSVLQRAERIQHEAQRRLDDLKRQAQHQAEETRKAAATAAWWLFGTAAVSALASAAAGAIAVG from the coding sequence ATGTTTCACAATATAGGAATTGCACGGGAATTATTCCAGGGGCAATTCTGGATTGCGCAAGTGCCAGTGGATGGATCAGTCACCACTCCTGAAGAAGCCGCACTTGTCTTTTCAGGTCCCCAATTTTTTGTAGCTTTGATCGCAGGGCTAGTCTTAGCCTTTGCCATTCAATTAGTTTTAACCAACCTTTCTGTAGCCGCAGGAATTTCTTATTTAGGCCACCAATCTGACGACAATCAATCCAGCCACTCTAGCCATTCCAGCCACAAAGATTCAGGCAGTTTGGGCGGCACGATCCGCAAAATCGGTACTGCTGTGGGCCTATGGACTCTGATCACGGTCACCATTACCTTATTCATTGCTTGCTTACTCGCCGTTAAGCTGAGCTTGATTGAAAATGCTGTTTTAGGCGCAATTGTTGGTCTGGTCATTTGGGCTGCTTACTTCACGCTGCTAGTGTGGGTGAGCTCCTCAACGGTCGGTTCCTTAATTGGTTCGGTGGTTAACACGGCCACCTCAGGGTTCCAAGCGGTGCTGGGCACTGCAACTGCCGCGATCGCGGGTAAATCTGCGAGTGACCAAGTGGTAGCAACCGCAGAAGCCGCAGCCGCAGCCGTGCGCCGGGAACTTACCGTCGGTATGGACCCAGTCAGCATTCGCGAAACCATTGAAGACTATCTCGATCGCTTGAAGCCGTCTGAATTGGATATTTCGCGGATTCGGGGCGAGTTTGAAAACTTAGTGAACACCCCAGAGCTAAAGTCTTTGGCTCAGAGTGCTGGTGGTGTGGGGGAATCTCTACGCGATCGCCTCAGTCACATCGACCGCCAAACCTTTGTCAACTTAGTTAGCAGCCGCACCGATCTTTCCAAGCGCGATATCAACCGCATCGTGGATCAGTTAGAAGGCGTATGGCAGCAAGTGCTGAGCCAGCAAGGTCAGCAAGATCTGATGGGCCAATTGCGAGATTATCTCTCTTCGGCTCAGCCAGAAAACCTACGTTCCAACGAGTTCAGCAACAAACTTGATCAACTGATTGCGGAGATCCGCCGTTCTAATCAAGGTGGCAGCCAACAGCAGCAACCTCCTGGCTTGATTGGGCGAGCTGCTCAGTTTGGTATGACTGCCCTCTCTGGCACTGTCCTGAGCCGCACTGACCTTTCTGACCTTGATGTTGAGAAGGTGATGGGTCAGTTACAAGGCTTCAAAGATAAGCTGGGCGAGCAAGCTAATAAAGTAGGTAGCCAAGTCGCTGAAAAAGCGCCTGCCCTCCCTTTCAACCCTATCCGAGCGGATATCGAAAACTACATCCTCAATTCCTATGCTTGGCATTTGAATCGAGAAACAATTAAGTACGAATTCCGCAACGTTATCTACGATCCGCAAGCCGATCCTGGTGTGGTGAAGCGGCAACTAGAACAGTTGAACCGCAGCTACTTTGTGGATCTGTTGACTCAGCGGGGCGATCTCTCTCCTGCTCGAGTGGGAGATATTGCCGACGAACTGGAAAGCATTCGCCAAGAAGTTCTCACCACTGCCACGATTGCTGCGGATCAAGAGGAATCGCAGGATCTTCGCAGTCGAGTCGAGAATTATCTGAGCTCTACTGGCAAAGCTGAACTCAGCCCCGAAGGCATTGAGCGAGACTTCCAAACTCTGCTAGAAGATCCTGAAGCGGGTTATGAAGAATTGCGCGATCGCCTGAACCACTTTGACCACGATACCTTGGTCCAGTTGCTGGCTCAGCGCCAAGACCTGAGTCAGGAAGAAGCTGATCACATTGTTAGCCAACTCGAAAGCACTCGCGATCGCGTTTTGGGCAACGCTCAGTCTGTGCAAGACCAAGCGGAATCAAAAGCGACTGAGTTGCGGCAACGTCTGGAGTCATACCTGCAAAACACAGGTCGCTCCGAACTCAACCCTGAAGGCATCAAGCGCGATCTGCAAACTTTACTGGATGATCCCCAAGCTGGCTTCAGAGCCTTACGTTGGCGTTTCTCCGCCGTTGATCGCGATACCTTTGTCAAACTGTTGGCTCAACGTCCCGACATTAGTGAGGAAGAAGCCAATCGTATCTTTGATCAAGTCGAAAGCAACTGGAACAACATTACCCATGCGCCCCAGATTGTTGTAGGCAAGACCAAAGAGCAATACGACAAAACCACCACTGCGATCGCCGACTACCTGCGGAACACTAACCTGCAAGAACTCGATCCAGTAGGCATCCAGCGCGATCTGCAAACTCTGTTGCACGATCCCAAAGAAGGTACTCTGGCGCTGAGAAGACGCTTGTCTCAAGTCGATCGCGAAACGTTGGTGCGATTGCTGAGCCAACGCCCAGACATCAGCGAAGAGCAAGCCAATCGCCTGGTAGATCAAACCCAAGAAGCGATCCGCAGCATTGTCAGAGCGCCGCGTCGTTTGGCTGCTCGGACTCAAGAGCGTGTGCGTGACTTCCAAGCCACCCTGGAAAACTACCTGCGTAATACCGACAAAGAAGAACTCAATCCAGAAGGGATTAAGCGTGACTTACAATTGCTGCTCAGCGACCCCCGCGCTGGGTTGGGTAGCCTAGGCGATCGCCTCTCCCATGTAGATCGCTCGACCATCGTGGCTCTGTTGTCTCAGCGCTCTGACATGACTGAGGCAGAAGCCAGCCGCATCGTTGATCAAGTCCTCTCCGTTCGGGAGCAAGTGCAAGCGCAAATCCAGAACATCCAGAACCAGATTCAATCGGTGATCGACGGCATCTTTGGTCGCATCCGCAACTACTTGAATGCCTTGGACCGTCCAGAACTGAACTACGAAGGCATCAAGCGCGATCTACGCACCGTGTTCGATGATCCACAAGCTGGATTTGATGCGCTGCGGTCACGTCTCGGTCAGTTCGATCGCGGTACTTTGGTGGCGCTGCTCAGTTCCCGCGAAGACATCTCGGAAGCAGATGCCAATCGCATCATCGACCAAATTGAAGGGGCCAGAAACAGTGTCCTCCAGCGGGCTGAACGCATCCAACACGAAGCTCAACGCCGCCTGGATGACCTGAAGCGACAAGCGCAGCATCAAGCTGAAGAAACCCGTAAAGCCGCTGCTACTGCTGCCTGGTGGTTATTCGGTACCGCTGCTGTCTCCGCATTGGCTTCTGCTGCTGCTGGGGCGATCGCTGTCGGTTAA
- a CDS encoding DUF3326 domain-containing protein, whose translation MIQRPYTVLLIVPTGIGAAIGGYAGDALPVARAIAQVADCLITHPNVLNGAQLYWPLPNVLYVEGYGLDQFASGQWGLRSVHQNRVGLVLDQGIEPELRVRQLQAADATRATLGLNLTDYVVTDAPLGVELRTADSGATWGTIQNPDSLLRAVERLITQARAEAIAVVARFPDDVDSEALQQYRHGQGVDPLAGAEAVISHLVVRTFQIPCAHAPALAPLPLDPEISPRSAAEELGYTFLPCVLAGLSRAPQFTTQCSPHIKDESEIWCDRVDAVVIPETACGGSAVLSFSHSQAQIITVRENQTKMRVPPSRLGIKAIQVSSYLEALGVLVAHRAGISPTMLQPHVAPIRHLA comes from the coding sequence TTGATTCAGCGTCCCTACACTGTTTTACTAATTGTTCCAACCGGGATTGGAGCGGCGATCGGGGGTTATGCAGGCGATGCTCTGCCTGTAGCCCGAGCGATCGCCCAAGTTGCGGATTGCCTGATCACCCACCCCAACGTGCTCAATGGCGCTCAGCTTTATTGGCCCTTACCGAATGTACTGTATGTCGAGGGGTACGGGCTTGATCAGTTTGCCTCAGGACAATGGGGCTTGCGATCGGTGCATCAAAACCGAGTCGGGTTGGTTCTTGATCAAGGCATTGAACCAGAGTTGCGAGTGCGACAGCTACAAGCCGCCGATGCCACTCGCGCTACCTTAGGTTTGAACTTAACTGATTATGTCGTGACTGATGCTCCTTTAGGGGTGGAGTTACGCACTGCGGATTCGGGAGCTACTTGGGGCACAATTCAGAACCCGGATAGTTTGCTACGAGCGGTTGAACGACTGATTACGCAGGCACGAGCTGAGGCGATCGCAGTCGTGGCTCGGTTTCCGGATGATGTCGATAGCGAAGCGCTGCAACAGTACCGTCATGGGCAAGGCGTTGATCCCTTGGCAGGTGCAGAAGCGGTGATCAGTCACTTGGTAGTCCGAACCTTTCAAATTCCCTGTGCTCATGCGCCTGCTTTGGCACCGCTACCCCTAGATCCAGAAATTTCTCCCCGTTCTGCTGCGGAAGAGTTGGGCTACACCTTTTTACCTTGTGTGTTGGCAGGACTCAGCCGAGCGCCGCAATTTACAACTCAGTGTTCTCCCCACATCAAGGATGAAAGTGAAATCTGGTGCGATCGCGTGGACGCAGTCGTCATCCCTGAAACAGCCTGTGGTGGTAGCGCTGTGTTAAGTTTCAGCCACTCTCAAGCTCAAATCATTACGGTGCGTGAGAATCAAACTAAAATGCGGGTGCCGCCATCTCGGTTGGGCATCAAAGCCATCCAAGTGAGCTCTTATTTAGAGGCTCTTGGCGTGTTGGTAGCGCATCGAGCTGGCATTAGTCCGACTATGCTTCAGCCTCACGTTGCACCCATTCGTCACTTGGCCTGA
- a CDS encoding acyltransferase, with protein sequence MRNLSQVFESKKNSLGFLRFLFAALVVFSHSFVLGGFGSERIFKVFQGSYGELAVDCFFIISGFLITRSYIRSVSISRFLWHRFLRIFPGFWVCLLITILFFAPIVYLATHGNLNNYFQSKIDNPINYIKVNFLLRMNQYGVAGLLNNIPFPSAFNGSLWTLIYEFKCYLAIGILGRLHILKSARVFVIGIFIFLWGGYTLESLIPGTGAKFSNLLADKEGLRMMMYFFSGSVLFLYSKDIIFSTRIFIFSAVLTLISIICGIHQPIFALLLGPSLSYVIFWLACELPFSHFDRYGDFSYGLYIYAFPIQQILAFFKVNKYGFSVYFLLSLGLTTLLAIPSYRWIEKPSLNLRDFKISSLFNTKLIRPLTKL encoded by the coding sequence ATGCGCAATTTAAGCCAAGTTTTTGAATCTAAAAAGAATAGCTTAGGGTTTTTAAGATTTTTGTTCGCAGCCCTGGTTGTGTTCTCACATTCATTTGTTTTAGGAGGCTTTGGTTCTGAAAGGATATTTAAAGTATTTCAAGGAAGCTACGGAGAACTTGCAGTTGATTGCTTCTTCATTATCAGCGGCTTCTTAATCACACGTAGCTATATTAGATCTGTATCGATCTCACGTTTTTTATGGCATCGATTTCTCAGGATATTTCCAGGTTTTTGGGTGTGTTTGTTAATAACCATTCTATTTTTTGCTCCTATTGTCTATCTTGCTACACATGGCAATCTGAATAACTATTTCCAGTCTAAAATAGACAATCCTATTAACTACATCAAGGTAAATTTCCTTCTCAGAATGAACCAATATGGCGTTGCTGGTCTCTTGAATAATATTCCGTTTCCTTCCGCCTTCAACGGCTCTCTGTGGACATTGATATATGAATTTAAGTGCTACCTAGCAATCGGCATTCTAGGCAGATTGCATATTCTAAAGTCAGCTAGAGTCTTTGTGATTGGAATATTTATATTTTTATGGGGAGGATACACATTAGAAAGTCTAATCCCTGGTACAGGAGCCAAATTTTCTAATTTACTAGCGGACAAAGAAGGTTTAAGAATGATGATGTATTTCTTTTCCGGCTCTGTTTTATTTTTATATTCAAAAGATATAATTTTTAGTACGCGTATCTTTATTTTTTCTGCTGTATTAACACTAATAAGTATAATTTGTGGCATTCATCAGCCTATCTTTGCACTTCTACTAGGTCCATCACTCTCTTACGTGATTTTTTGGCTTGCCTGTGAACTCCCTTTTAGTCATTTTGATCGATATGGAGACTTTTCTTACGGGTTATATATTTATGCGTTTCCTATACAACAAATTCTTGCCTTCTTTAAGGTTAACAAATACGGATTCTCCGTCTATTTTCTTCTTTCCTTGGGGTTAACTACTTTGCTGGCTATTCCTAGCTATCGCTGGATTGAAAAGCCATCTCTAAATTTAAGAGATTTTAAGATAAGTTCATTATTTAACACTAAGTTGATACGTCCTTTGACCAAGCTTTGA
- a CDS encoding type II CAAX prenyl endopeptidase Rce1 family protein produces the protein MANQLPQTPETETLTRVQVLIAMGVTALFLLMVAKIWQRVGGVPLLPLDWMGNAPFWGIGLGLGISATSAIIYRLWPAYRQSANLYLDLVIKPLAWPDLVWLGLLPGLSEELLFRGVMLPALGFDLTGLALSSLCFGVLHLSSPKNWPYMLWAMAIGAVLGLSALITGNLLVPLAAHIVTNLISGCVWKWHSDQKPNPSV, from the coding sequence GTGGCAAATCAGCTTCCTCAAACTCCCGAAACCGAAACTCTAACCCGCGTCCAAGTTTTAATTGCGATGGGCGTCACAGCTTTATTTTTGTTGATGGTTGCCAAGATTTGGCAGCGAGTGGGTGGGGTTCCTCTGCTACCACTGGATTGGATGGGAAATGCTCCCTTCTGGGGGATCGGACTTGGCTTAGGAATTTCTGCAACCAGCGCAATCATTTATCGCCTTTGGCCTGCTTATCGCCAAAGTGCAAATCTTTATCTAGACCTCGTGATTAAGCCTTTGGCTTGGCCTGATTTGGTTTGGTTGGGCCTTTTGCCTGGACTAAGCGAGGAACTGCTGTTTCGTGGCGTGATGCTACCCGCGTTGGGATTTGATCTGACAGGTTTAGCTCTTTCCAGCTTATGTTTTGGGGTACTACACCTCAGTAGTCCTAAAAATTGGCCCTATATGCTCTGGGCTATGGCCATTGGGGCGGTATTAGGGCTTAGTGCTCTCATTACAGGCAATTTGCTTGTGCCTTTAGCGGCTCATATTGTGACTAATTTGATTTCTGGCTGTGTCTGGAAGTGGCACAGTGATCAGAAGCCTAATCCTTCCGTTTGA